The Candidatus Tumulicola sp. region TCGAACGCGCGCCACAGCAGATCGGCGCCTTTGACGTCGACGTCGCGGCCAAAGAAGAGCACGACGCGTTCGCGTTCCGAAATGCCGAACTGGGCGCGCGCCGCCAGGCGTTCTTCGTTCGTAGGCGGCGCAAAGTGTTGCGTATCGACGGCGTTGCGAATCAACGCGATACGATCGCGCTCGATTCCGAGATCTGCCATCGCCTCGCCCAGGCTGTCGGAAACGACGACGAACTTATGCACGCCCGAACCGAACCAGCGATACTTGGCGACCTGGCGCAAGCGTCGGACCGTGCCGCCACCTTCGCGCATAGCGCTGTGCAGGTGCCAAATCACTCGCGTTCCCCGTAGATACCCGGCTAACGTCGCGGGCAGCGACCAACCGACGAAGTGAACGTGAATCACGTCGGGTTGGGCCTTCCACAAGAAATCGAGCATTTCGCGCGGCGACCCCGCGGCCGCGAAACCATCCAGGGTTTTGCGGGCACGATCGTACCACACGGCGTTCGACACATTTTTGGAAACCAGCGAACAGCGGTCGGACGTGCGATGCAAATCGTCGGCGACGGCCAAAATCGACGGGACGAAACTTCCCGGCGCCGGATTTCCGTAATCGGCAACGTGCACGACGTGTTTCATGCGATCGCTCCGATCGTCTGCGCCAAGCCGCCCATGATCGTGTCGCGATCGAAATAGTCGCGCACGAACGTGCGTCCGGCGGCCGAGCGCGCCTCCATCGTTTCGCGCTCGTCGCAACACTTGACGACGCCGCGCGCCAACGCAACCGCGTCGTTCGGCTCGACGTGCAGGCCGGTCTGGCTCCGTGCCAGCAGCTCTACGGACTCGCCGCGTGCGCTGAGAATCATTGGACAGCCGATCGCCAGGGCGTCGAACATCTTCGACGGGATCGCGTCGGTCAAACCTTTGTGGAGCGGAACGATCGTGGCGTCCGCGAGCGCGAGTAGCTCCAGGCTCTCGCGCCGCGATATGACGCCCCGGAACTCGACGTTGTGCAAACCTTCGGTTTTGATGCGGGCTTGTAGCGTAGCGGCGTCCAACCCGCCGCCGGCCAGCACGAACCGAATGTCGTCGCGTTCGCGCAACAGCGCGGCCGCGTCGAGCAGCATGCCGAGTCCGGTCGCCAACCCCATGTTACCGGCGTAGGCGATAGTGAAGGGACGGCGTTGCGAACGTTCCGGGCGCGGCACGATGCCTTGCGAAAACGCGAAGCCATTGGGCGCGAGCAACACGCGTTCTTCCGGAACGCCGTGTTCGAGAATCGAGCGGCAAGCCGAAGGCGTCACCGCCACCACCAAAGCGGCGTGACGATACAGCATACCGACCCCGGCGCCGAGTGCGCGTACGATCGGGCCGCCGGCTTTCCAAACGCCTAAGCGCACGCCCATATCCGGAAACACGTCGCGAACGTCGATCACCAAACGGGCGCGATGGCGCCACGCGCCGAGCAGGGCCGGCAGCGCCATGGTGATCGGGGGCGACGAAACCACGACCGTGTCGAAGCGTTGACGAGAAAAGAGAATCGCGCGCGTCACGGCCAGCGACAGCGAGAGCCAACCGCGCGCGCGTCCGCCGCGCTCGCCGTTCTCGGCTACAAACGCGCGACGTCGCTCGATGCGCACTCCATCGGCGTACTCGGTGCAGCGTTCCCGTCCGCGATAGTCGGCGTGCACTTTGCCCCACGGGAAGCTCGGCATACCGGTGAACACCGTTACGCGATGCCCGCGGTCGGCGAGATTCTGCGCCAACGACGAAAGGCGATTGCTGGCCGCGCACGGCTCGGGTTCGTAGAACTGCGCGACGATCGCGATCGATTTGCGCGCGTCGAGCTTCATGCCGACCGCCGCAAGATGCCGCGCGCGATGTTCTTGGCGGTGAAGTATCCGTTGCGGCCGGCGTTGACCGCGGCTACGCGCAACGTACGCCGCGTAAGCGTTACGTGGTTGCTGAACCGCGTATCGGTCGCAAACGACTTCTTGTAGGTTTCCTCGCCGCGCGAAAGATCGTAAAACGCGAAGCCGGTTTCGATCGCGGTGCGGATGCTCAGCGCGACCAGGCTGCTGCCGGGCGAAACATGCGAATAGGCCGGATCGAAGCCCATCATGTAGGCCAGCAACGTCTTCGAATGACGATCGATGAACGAGCCTTGGCTCGCGACCGTGAGGTCGCCGATCTTGATCGAACCGATCAAGAAATTGCCGCTGGCGTAGCAGCGGCGGAACAGCTCGC contains the following coding sequences:
- a CDS encoding glycosyltransferase family 4 protein, which translates into the protein MKHVVHVADYGNPAPGSFVPSILAVADDLHRTSDRCSLVSKNVSNAVWYDRARKTLDGFAAAGSPREMLDFLWKAQPDVIHVHFVGWSLPATLAGYLRGTRVIWHLHSAMREGGGTVRRLRQVAKYRWFGSGVHKFVVVSDSLGEAMADLGIERDRIALIRNAVDTQHFAPPTNEERLAARAQFGISERERVVLFFGRDVDVKGADLLWRAFDQKPSITLLGVGMSDEATAEFSKRVRTVNVPFASDSAPLYWASDVLAMPSRREGTPFTMLEAFSTGLPIVASDIPALAEVVRAGVRATLVPNEPLQIRNALGSAAFQRYDETAPARARFGLRRWVDEVTGLYAA
- a CDS encoding glycosyltransferase family 4 protein → MKLDARKSIAIVAQFYEPEPCAASNRLSSLAQNLADRGHRVTVFTGMPSFPWGKVHADYRGRERCTEYADGVRIERRRAFVAENGERGGRARGWLSLSLAVTRAILFSRQRFDTVVVSSPPITMALPALLGAWRHRARLVIDVRDVFPDMGVRLGVWKAGGPIVRALGAGVGMLYRHAALVVAVTPSACRSILEHGVPEERVLLAPNGFAFSQGIVPRPERSQRRPFTIAYAGNMGLATGLGMLLDAAALLRERDDIRFVLAGGGLDAATLQARIKTEGLHNVEFRGVISRRESLELLALADATIVPLHKGLTDAIPSKMFDALAIGCPMILSARGESVELLARSQTGLHVEPNDAVALARGVVKCCDERETMEARSAAGRTFVRDYFDRDTIMGGLAQTIGAIA